The Triticum aestivum cultivar Chinese Spring chromosome 3A, IWGSC CS RefSeq v2.1, whole genome shotgun sequence genome includes a region encoding these proteins:
- the LOC123063340 gene encoding hydroxyethylthiazole kinase, with protein sequence MDEERTEAWWGRRAWALLSAVRERAPLVQCITNLVSMDIAANALTAAGASPAMLHCLREIPDFTPRCDAVYINVGTLSEDWLPSMRAAASAGRPWVLDPVAVAASGFRMEACLQLLALRPAVVRGNASEILALASSSDSSSSSFKGVDSSHDSGEALQASKALARSSGAVVAVSGAVDFITDGEQVVSASNGVALMQKITATGCAVTALIAAFVGADPSDALAATACALAIFGLAGQIGMESAKGPASLRMHLIDALYGLDEQTVTSGVKIALVL encoded by the exons ATGGACGAGGAGAGGACGGAGGCGTGGTGGGGCCGGCGCGCGTGGGCGCTGCTGTCGGCCGTCCGCGAGCGGGCGCCGCTGGTGCAGTGCATCACCAACCTCGTCTCCATGGACATCGCCGCCAAcgccctcaccgccgccggcgCCTCCCCCGCCATGCTCCACTGCCTCCGCGAGATCCCCGACTTCACCCCGCGCTGCGACGCTGTCTACATCAACGTCGGAACGCTCTCCGAGGACTGGCTTCCCTCCATGCGCGCCGCCGCCTCAGCCGGCCGCCCCTGGGTgctcgaccccgtcgccgtcgccgcctccgGCTTCCGGATGGAGGCCTGCCTCCAGCTCCTCGCGCTCCGCCCCGCCGTCGTCAGGGGGAACGCGTCCGAGATCCTCGCCCTCGCCTCCAGCTCAgacagctcctcctcctccttcaag GGTGTTGACAGTTCACATGACTCAGGGGAGGCCCTGCAAGCCTCGAAAGCATTGGCACGGTCCAGCGGGGCCGTCGTCGCGGTATCTGGAGCAGTTGATTTCATCACGGATGGCGAGCAGGTTGTCAGCGCGAGCAACGGCGTGGCCCTGATGCAGAAGATCACGGCGACAGGGTGTGCCGTGACTGCTCTTATAGCGGCTTTTGTCGGGGCGGATCCCTCTGATGCTCTGGCTGCAACAGCGTGTGCTCTTGCCATCTTTGGGCTTGCCGGACAGATTGGGATGGAGTCGGCTAAAGGGCCTGCCTCTCTCAGGATGCACCTCATCGATGCTCTCTACGGGCTCGACGAGCAGACAGTCACATCAGGGGTCAAAATTGCCCTAGTGCTGTAA